The Sander vitreus isolate 19-12246 chromosome 5, sanVit1, whole genome shotgun sequence genome includes a region encoding these proteins:
- the LOC144517975 gene encoding purpurin-like: protein MDFQIVALVMLFLACVEQSLASCVVDSFTVKEDFDPKRYAGKWYALQKKDPEGLFLQDNISAEYTIEDDGSMVASSKGRVTLFGFWVVCADMAAQYSVPDPGTPGKMFMNYQGLASYLSSGGDNYWIIDTDYDNYAITYACRTLKEDGSCDDGYSLVFARNPRGLPPAIQRVVRQKQEEVCMAGEFQPVLQSGMYSVFHIQLNGQTNRETVHLDLHLKDYC, encoded by the exons ATGGACTTCCAAATCGTTGCCCTGGTGATGTTGTTCCTGGCCTGTGTGGAGCAGAGCCTGGCTTCATGCGTTGTGGACAGCTTCACAGTAAAAGAAGACTTTGACCCCAAAAGA TATGCAGGAAAGTGGTACGCTCTGCAGAAGAAGGATCCCGAGGGTTTGTTCCTGCAGGACAACATCTCTGCTGAATACACTATTGAAGACGATGGTTCCATGGTTGCCTCTTCCAAGGGCAGAGTCACTCTCTTTGG ATTCTGGGTCGTGTGCGCCGACATGGCTGCTCAGTACTCTGTGCCCGATCCCGGCACCCCCGGCAAGATGTTCATGAACTACCAGGGACTGGCCAGCTACCTGTCCAGCGGCG GTGACAACTACTGGATCATTGACACAGACTATGACAACTACGCCATCACCTATGCCTGCCGCACCCTGAAAGAGGATGGAAGCTGCGATGACGGATACTCCCTGGTCTTCGCCCGCAACCCCCGCGGCCTCCCCCCTGCCATCCAGAGAGTCGTCCGCCAGAAACAGGAGGAAGTCTGCATGGCCGGAGAGTTCCAGCCAGTGCTGCAGTCTGGTATGTACTCAGTCTTTCACATTCAGCTCAatggacagacaaacagagaaaccGTACACCTTGACTTGCATTTaaaggactattgttga
- the idua gene encoding alpha-L-iduronidase gives MHWKTFSVFALLLNIAEISKTSYVITVDVGRPVGYLKHFWRSTGFCPPLPHTEAQQFDLSIDQQLNLAYVGSVPHGGIQQVRIHWMLELVTAQDIGGQPQYNFTKLDQLIELLWINGLRPGFELMGSVSNYFTDFEDKSQVVEWRNLVYLIAKRYIDKYGLGSVSQWNFETWNEPNNHDFDNVTMSIQGFLNYYDACSEGLRTASSLLRFGGPGDSCHSPPHSPYCWAMLQHCYNGTNYFTRETGVRIDYIALHKKGGGYSLPILQQEIQTVGEIQERFPRFRSLPVYNDEADPLVGWSRPQEWRADVTYAAMVVKVINQHQDLLLADPNSTINYTLLSNDNAFLSYHPHPFTQRTLTARFQVNNTQPPHVQLIRKPVLTVMGLLALLGETQVLAQVLSSAGTINSTVGVLASSHKPVRVGGSDGWQATVLVYNSDDNSTSTNPDDVTVSLKGLAAQQGLVYVAYYIDNNVTNPYQLWQSMGSPDYPTAEQFRRLRSVQDPHVDGPWEVPAADTLTLKAKLSVPSVLLIHVCAKPKAVPDQVNGLHFIRITKGQVLVIWSDHCVNSKCIKTFEVEFSTDHKEFSRINTQDTIFTSYVYSPVDGEAGGLYRVRAVDYWGRPGPYSLPESYSEEH, from the exons ATGCATTGGAAAACCTTTTCTGTCTTTGCGTTACTTCTTAACATTGCCGAAATTTCAAAAACTTCATATGTCATCACAGTTGATGTGGGGAGACCAGTAGGATATCTTAAACACTTCTGGAGAAGCACTGGTTTCTG TCCCCCTCTCCCTCACACTGAGGCCCAGCAGTTCGACCTGAGCATCGACCAGCAGCTGAACCTGGCCTATGTGGGCTCAGTCCCCCATGGAGGGATCCAGCAGGTCCGGATACACTGGATGCTGGAGCTGGTCACTGCACA AGATATTGGAGGACAGCCCCAGTACAACTTCACTAAACTGGACCAGCTGATAGAACTCCTGTGGATTAATGGACTCCGTCCAG GTTTTGAACTGATGGGCAGTGTCTCTAACTATTTCACTGACTTTGAAGACAAATCACAAGTGGTAGAGTGGAGAAATTTGGTTTATCTCATAGCCAAGAGGTACATTG ACAAGTATGGCCTGGGAAGCGTCTCTCAGTGGAACTTTGAAACATGGAATGAGCCCAACAACCATGACTTTGATAATGTCACCATGTCAATTCAAG GGTTTCTCAATTACTATGATGCCTGTTCGGAGGGTCTGCGCACTGCCAGCAGTCTCCTGAGGTTTGGGGGTCCGGGAGACTCCTGTCATTCCCCCCCACACTCCCCATACTGCTGGGCCATGCTGCAGCACTGCTACAACGGCACCAACTACTTCACCAGAGAGACGGGCGTCAGGATCGACTACATCGCCCTGCACAAGAAG GGAGGAGGCTACTCCTTGCCTATCCTCCAGCAGGAGATCCAGACAGTGGGAGAGATCCAGGAGCGTTTCCCCCGGTTCCGCAGCCTCCCTGTTTACAACGATGAGGCTGATCCGCTGGTGGGATGGTCCAGGCCTCAGGAGTGGAGGGCTGATGTGACCTACGCTGCCATGGTGGTGAAG GTAATAAACCAGCACCAGGATCTGCTGCTGGCCGACCCAAACAGCACCATCAACTACACCCTGCTCAGCAACGACAATGCCTTCCTCAGCTACCACCCACACCCCTTCACCCAGCGCACGCTGACCGCCCGCTTCCAAGTCAACAATACCCAGCCGCCTCACGTCCAGCTGATCAGGAAGCCTGTCCTCACTGTCATGGGCCTGCTGGCTTTGCTAG GAGAGACGCAGGTTCTTGCTCAGGTTTTGAGCTCCGCAGGAACTATCAACAGCACGGTGGGAGTTCTCGCCAGCAGCCACAAGCCCGTGAGAGTGGGCGGCTCAGACGGCTGGCAGGCAACAGTGCTGGTCTACAACAGTGACGACAACAGCACCTCCactaaccctgatgatgtcaccgTCTCACTGAAAGGACTGGCTGCGCAGCAGG GTCTTGTGTATGTTGCATATTATATTGACAACAATGTGACCAACCCGTACCAGCTGTGGCAGAGCATGGGCAGCCCCGACTACCCCACAGCAGAACAGTTCAGGCGCCTCAGGAGTGTGCAG GACCCTCATGTTGATGGACCCTGGGAAGTTCCTGCAGCAGACACTCTGACTCTGAAAGCTAAACTGTCCGTGCCCTCTGTCCTCCTCATCCACGTTTGTGCCAAGCCCAAAGCCGTGCCAGACCAG GTCAATGGATTACACTTCATCAGGATCACCAAAGGCCAAGTCCTGGTCATCTGGTCAGACCACTGTGTCAATTCTAA ATGCATTAAGACATTTGAAGTGGAGTTTTCCACAGACCACAAGGAATTCAGCAGAATTAACACTCAAGACACCATTTTTACTTCTTATGTTTATTCACCTG TGGACGGGGAGGCTGGCGGTCTGTACAGAGTCCGAGCTGTGGACTACTGGGGAAGGCCTGGCCCGTACTCGCTGCCAGAGAGCTACTCAGAGGAGCACTAG